The following proteins are co-located in the Diorhabda carinulata isolate Delta chromosome 4, icDioCari1.1, whole genome shotgun sequence genome:
- the LOC130892359 gene encoding prisilkin-39-like isoform X2 — MKFAIIGLCFFVAAVQGGGYGLVTSGSYLGSGYGGLGYDNYNIGSSGYGGYSGYGGYTGYGGYSGYGGYSRPGYGGYSNYHKTGYGSYYPGYSSNYYPGYSGWNNYNSYDYDGYRGYGGYSGTNFLGGGYKPYSGWSSNKYYK; from the exons ATAATAGGCTTATGCTTTTTTGTAGCAGCAGTACAAGGTGGAGGTTATGGGTTAGTTACATCAGGAAGCTATTTAGGTAGTGGATACGGGGGACTTGGTTACGATAACTACAACATAGGAAGTTCTGGGTATGGTGGCTATTCAGGATATGGTGGTTATACTGGATACGGAGGATATTCAGGATATGGTGGTTATTCCAGACCTGGATACGGAG gctACAGTAATTATCACAAAACCGGCTATGGAAGTTATTATCCAGGATATAGCAGTAATTATTATCCTGGATACAGTGGTTGGAATAATTACAACAGCTATGATTATGATGGTTACAGGGGATATGGCGGATATAGTGGCACCAACTTCTTAGGAGGTGGTTACAAACCATATAGTGGATGGTCATCTAACAAGTATTATAAGTGA
- the LOC130892359 gene encoding prisilkin-39-like isoform X1: MKFAIIGLCFFVAAVQGGGYGLVTSGSYLGSGYGGLGYDNYNIGSSGYGGYSGYGGYTGYGGYSGYGGYSRPGYGGSYSNYHKTGYGSYYPGYSSNYYPGYSGWNNYNSYDYDGYRGYGGYSGTNFLGGGYKPYSGWSSNKYYK; this comes from the exons ATAATAGGCTTATGCTTTTTTGTAGCAGCAGTACAAGGTGGAGGTTATGGGTTAGTTACATCAGGAAGCTATTTAGGTAGTGGATACGGGGGACTTGGTTACGATAACTACAACATAGGAAGTTCTGGGTATGGTGGCTATTCAGGATATGGTGGTTATACTGGATACGGAGGATATTCAGGATATGGTGGTTATTCCAGACCTGGATACGGAGGTA gctACAGTAATTATCACAAAACCGGCTATGGAAGTTATTATCCAGGATATAGCAGTAATTATTATCCTGGATACAGTGGTTGGAATAATTACAACAGCTATGATTATGATGGTTACAGGGGATATGGCGGATATAGTGGCACCAACTTCTTAGGAGGTGGTTACAAACCATATAGTGGATGGTCATCTAACAAGTATTATAAGTGA